In a genomic window of Rhodovulum sp. P5:
- a CDS encoding asparaginase translates to MNNPVEMVEVWRGDMVESRHRGHAVVCDARGQVVAEWGDSGTVILPRSSCKMIQALPLVESGAARAAGLGPAQLALACASHQGAPVHVDLVRRWLSDIGRGENDLRCGAQPTRDKAERTRMVQAGEAPGQVHNNCSGKHTGFLTLAGHLGGGPDYVDADHPVQRAARAAFEDVTQQDSPLWVTDGCSAPNFATTLYGLARAMAFFAGARPDTGDARGRAAGDLVAAMLAHPMLVAGEGRACTALMQAMEGKVAAKTGAEGVFTAILPERGLGVALKIEDGATRAAETAITGILAHLGVLNRDHPTAATYLDAPVVNWRGIRTGRIRLAEGFA, encoded by the coding sequence ATGAACAACCCGGTTGAGATGGTGGAGGTCTGGCGCGGCGACATGGTTGAATCGCGCCATCGCGGCCATGCGGTGGTGTGCGATGCGCGCGGGCAGGTCGTGGCCGAATGGGGCGACAGCGGAACGGTGATCCTGCCGCGGTCCTCCTGCAAGATGATTCAGGCGCTGCCGCTGGTCGAAAGCGGGGCTGCCCGGGCAGCGGGGCTGGGGCCTGCGCAGCTTGCACTGGCCTGTGCCTCGCATCAGGGGGCGCCGGTGCATGTGGATCTCGTGCGGCGCTGGCTGTCCGACATCGGCCGGGGCGAGAATGACCTGCGCTGCGGTGCGCAGCCCACCCGGGACAAGGCCGAACGCACCCGCATGGTGCAGGCCGGAGAGGCGCCGGGGCAGGTGCACAACAACTGCTCCGGCAAGCATACCGGCTTTCTGACGCTGGCGGGGCATCTGGGTGGCGGTCCCGACTACGTGGACGCCGATCATCCCGTTCAACGCGCGGCGCGCGCAGCGTTCGAGGATGTCACCCAGCAAGACAGCCCGCTTTGGGTCACCGACGGCTGTTCGGCGCCGAACTTTGCCACCACGCTTTACGGTCTGGCTCGCGCGATGGCGTTCTTCGCCGGGGCCCGGCCCGACACGGGCGATGCGCGCGGCCGGGCCGCGGGCGATCTGGTCGCCGCGATGCTGGCCCATCCGATGCTTGTCGCCGGGGAGGGGCGGGCCTGCACCGCGCTGATGCAGGCGATGGAGGGCAAGGTCGCCGCCAAGACCGGGGCAGAGGGCGTGTTCACCGCGATCCTGCCGGAGCGCGGCCTGGGTGTTGCGCTGAAGATCGAGGATGGCGCGACCCGTGCGGCCGAAACGGCGATTACCGGGATCCTTGCCCATCTCGGGGTGCTGAACCGTGACCACCCCACGGCCGCGACATATCTGGATGCCCCGGTCGTCAACTGGCGCGGCATCCGAACCGGACGCATCCGGCTGGCCGAAGGGTTTGCCTGA
- a CDS encoding invasion associated locus B family protein, with product MALAASAGAAQEQSTNNVAVKTDWNVFVESGECWAISPPTKTVNTKGGRVVSVRRGEIGLFATFKPSDNRVGEISFTGGYTFKPDSVVKVEIGDDRFEFFTEGEWSWPASKAEDAKVVEAMRRGAEAVVTGLSNRGTTTQDTFSLFGFTAAYEEAANRCSAN from the coding sequence ATGGCGCTTGCGGCCTCGGCGGGCGCAGCGCAGGAGCAATCGACCAACAATGTTGCGGTCAAGACGGACTGGAACGTGTTCGTGGAATCCGGCGAATGCTGGGCAATTTCTCCGCCCACGAAGACCGTCAATACCAAGGGCGGACGGGTTGTTTCGGTGCGGCGTGGCGAAATCGGCCTGTTCGCCACCTTCAAGCCCAGCGACAATCGCGTTGGCGAAATCTCGTTTACCGGCGGCTATACGTTCAAACCGGACTCGGTGGTGAAGGTGGAAATCGGCGACGACCGGTTCGAGTTCTTCACGGAAGGCGAATGGTCGTGGCCGGCGTCGAAGGCGGAGGATGCAAAGGTCGTCGAGGCGATGAGACGCGGTGCCGAGGCCGTGGTCACGGGACTGTCCAACAGGGGCACTACAACCCAGGACACGTTCTCTCTGTTCGGCTTCACCGCCGCGTATGAGGAAGCCGCGAACCGCTGCAGCGCCAACTGA
- the rlmN gene encoding 23S rRNA (adenine(2503)-C(2))-methyltransferase RlmN — translation MTATPPIVPEAMPIPRKLPEAERLNLVGLTRDGLRAALIAAGTPEKQARMRENQVWQWLYQKGVRDFDAMTNLAKEYRAKLKEHFTIEVPEVVSRNVSADGTRKYLVRIGGGHEVEVVYIPEDDRGTLCISSQVGCTLTCTFCHTGTQRLVRNLTAGEIVGQIMLARDDLGEWPEPGRHPKDETRLISNLVLMGMGEPLYNFEAVRDAMQIAMDGEGISLSRRRITLSTCGVVPEIARTGAEIGCMLAISLHATTDELRNQIVPINRKYPLEQLFAALRAYPKLSNSERITFEYVMLKGINDSNADAKRLVKLIAGIPAKINLIPFNEWPGSPYERSNWDRIEAFADILYKAGYASPIRTPRGEDIMAACGQLKSATERARKNRFQIAAEAGLPQPERVVRRPDAPDVH, via the coding sequence ATGACCGCGACGCCCCCCATCGTGCCCGAGGCGATGCCGATCCCGCGCAAGCTGCCAGAGGCAGAGCGCCTGAACCTCGTGGGCCTGACCCGCGATGGTCTTCGTGCGGCGCTGATCGCTGCGGGCACGCCCGAGAAACAGGCGCGCATGCGGGAAAATCAGGTCTGGCAGTGGCTTTACCAGAAGGGCGTGCGCGACTTCGACGCGATGACCAATCTCGCCAAGGAGTATCGCGCAAAGCTGAAAGAGCATTTCACGATCGAGGTGCCCGAGGTCGTCTCTCGCAATGTCTCTGCCGACGGCACGCGCAAATACCTCGTCCGGATCGGCGGCGGGCACGAGGTCGAGGTCGTCTATATTCCCGAGGACGACCGGGGCACGCTCTGCATCTCTTCCCAGGTGGGCTGCACGCTGACCTGCACATTCTGCCATACGGGCACCCAGCGGCTTGTGCGCAACCTGACCGCCGGGGAAATCGTTGGCCAGATCATGCTGGCCCGTGACGATCTGGGCGAATGGCCGGAACCCGGGCGGCACCCGAAGGACGAAACGCGCCTGATCTCGAACCTTGTGCTGATGGGCATGGGTGAGCCGCTCTATAATTTTGAGGCCGTGCGCGATGCGATGCAGATCGCAATGGATGGCGAAGGCATATCGCTCTCCCGCCGCCGGATCACGCTGTCGACCTGTGGCGTGGTCCCCGAAATCGCGCGCACCGGGGCCGAGATCGGCTGCATGCTGGCGATCTCCTTGCACGCCACCACGGATGAGTTGCGCAACCAGATCGTGCCGATCAACCGGAAATACCCGCTGGAGCAGTTGTTCGCCGCGCTCCGCGCCTATCCGAAGCTGTCGAACTCAGAGCGGATCACGTTTGAATACGTGATGCTGAAGGGCATCAATGACAGCAATGCCGATGCCAAACGGCTGGTAAAGCTGATCGCGGGCATCCCCGCCAAAATCAACCTGATCCCGTTCAACGAATGGCCCGGATCGCCCTACGAACGCTCCAACTGGGACCGGATCGAGGCCTTTGCCGACATCCTTTACAAGGCCGGCTATGCAAGCCCGATCCGGACGCCAAGGGGCGAGGACATCATGGCCGCCTGCGGTCAGTTGAAATCGGCCACCGAACGCGCCCGCAAGAACAGGTTCCAGATCGCGGCCGAGGCCGGGTTGCCCCAGCCGGAGCGGGTGGTGCGCCGCCCGGATGCGCCGGACGTGCATTAG
- the groL gene encoding chaperonin GroEL (60 kDa chaperone family; promotes refolding of misfolded polypeptides especially under stressful conditions; forms two stacked rings of heptamers to form a barrel-shaped 14mer; ends can be capped by GroES; misfolded proteins enter the barrel where they are refolded when GroES binds): MAAKDVKFESDARNRMLAGVNILADAVKVTLGPKGRNVVIEKSFGAPRITKDGVTVAKEIELEDKFENMGAQMVKEVASRTNDEAGDGTTTATVLAQAIVKEGMKSVAAGMNPMDLKRGIDLATAKVVEAIKAAARPVENSDEVAQVGTISANGEAAIGRQIADAMQKVGNDGVITVEENKGMETEVEVVEGMQFDRGYLSPYFVTNPDKMVAELEDCLILLHEKKLSSLQPMVPLLEAVIQSQKPLLIIAEDVEGEALATLVVNKLRGGLKIAAVKAPGFGDRRKAMLQDIAILTGGQVISEDLGMKLENVTMDMLGSAKKVSITKDETTVIDGAGEKAEIEARVSQIRQNIEETTSDYDREKLQERVAKLAGGVAVIRVGGMTEVEVKERKDRVDDALNATRAAVQEGVIVGGGVALVQGAKALDGLEGDNEDQNAGIAMLRRALEAPLRQIAENAGVDGAVVAGKVRESDNQHFGFNAQTEEYGDMFSFGVIDPAKVTRTALEDAASVAGLLITTEAMVADKPEPKGAGAGGGMPDMGGMGGMM, from the coding sequence ATGGCTGCCAAGGACGTCAAGTTCGAATCCGATGCCCGCAACCGCATGCTGGCCGGCGTCAACATCCTCGCCGATGCCGTAAAGGTCACCCTCGGCCCGAAAGGCCGCAACGTGGTCATCGAAAAGTCGTTCGGTGCCCCGCGCATCACCAAGGACGGCGTGACCGTTGCCAAGGAAATCGAACTGGAAGACAAGTTCGAGAACATGGGCGCTCAGATGGTGAAGGAAGTCGCTTCCCGCACCAATGACGAGGCCGGCGACGGCACCACCACCGCCACCGTGCTGGCCCAGGCCATCGTCAAGGAAGGCATGAAGTCGGTTGCCGCCGGCATGAACCCGATGGACCTCAAGCGCGGCATCGATCTGGCCACCGCGAAGGTCGTCGAGGCGATCAAGGCCGCGGCCCGTCCGGTCGAGAACTCCGACGAGGTTGCGCAGGTCGGCACGATCTCTGCCAACGGCGAGGCCGCCATCGGCCGTCAGATCGCCGACGCGATGCAGAAGGTCGGCAATGACGGCGTGATCACCGTCGAAGAAAACAAGGGCATGGAGACGGAAGTCGAAGTCGTCGAAGGCATGCAGTTCGACCGTGGCTACCTGTCGCCCTACTTCGTGACCAACCCCGACAAGATGGTCGCCGAGCTGGAAGACTGCCTGATCCTGCTGCACGAGAAGAAACTCTCGTCGCTGCAGCCGATGGTTCCGCTGCTGGAAGCCGTGATCCAGTCGCAGAAGCCGCTTCTGATCATCGCTGAAGACGTCGAAGGCGAAGCGCTGGCGACCCTCGTGGTCAACAAGCTGCGCGGTGGCCTGAAAATCGCCGCCGTCAAGGCACCGGGCTTCGGCGACCGCCGCAAGGCCATGCTGCAGGACATCGCGATCCTGACCGGCGGCCAGGTGATCTCCGAAGACCTCGGCATGAAGCTGGAAAACGTCACGATGGACATGCTGGGTTCGGCCAAGAAAGTGTCGATCACCAAGGATGAGACCACCGTCATCGACGGCGCCGGTGAGAAGGCCGAGATCGAGGCCCGCGTCAGCCAGATCCGTCAGAACATCGAGGAAACCACCTCGGACTACGATCGCGAGAAGCTGCAGGAACGTGTCGCGAAACTGGCCGGTGGCGTTGCCGTCATCCGCGTCGGCGGCATGACCGAAGTGGAAGTGAAAGAGCGCAAGGACCGCGTTGACGACGCACTGAACGCGACCCGCGCGGCCGTTCAGGAAGGCGTGATCGTGGGCGGCGGTGTTGCCCTCGTTCAGGGTGCGAAAGCGCTCGACGGCCTGGAAGGCGACAACGAAGACCAGAACGCCGGCATCGCGATGCTGCGCCGCGCGCTGGAAGCCCCGCTGCGCCAGATCGCCGAAAACGCCGGTGTCGACGGTGCCGTCGTGGCCGGCAAGGTTCGCGAAAGCGACAACCAGCACTTCGGCTTCAACGCGCAGACCGAGGAATATGGCGACATGTTCTCCTTCGGCGTGATCGACCCGGCCAAGGTGACCCGGACCGCGCTGGAAGATGCGGCCTCGGTTGCTGGCCTCTTGATCACCACCGAAGCCATGGTGGCCGACAAGCCCGAGCCGAAAGGCGCCGGTGCCGGCGGCGGCATGCCCGACATGGGCGGCATGGGCGGCATGATGTAA
- the groES gene encoding co-chaperone GroES: protein MAFKPLHDRVLVRRVESDEKTKGGLIIPDSAKEKPAEGEVIACGEGARKDSGELIEMAVKEGDRILFGKWSGTEVTVDGEELLIMKESDILGVIA from the coding sequence ATGGCATTCAAACCTTTGCATGACCGGGTTCTGGTCCGCCGTGTCGAGAGCGATGAGAAGACCAAGGGCGGCCTGATCATTCCCGACAGCGCCAAAGAGAAGCCGGCCGAAGGCGAAGTGATCGCCTGTGGCGAAGGCGCCCGCAAGGATTCGGGCGAGCTGATCGAGATGGCCGTCAAAGAGGGCGACCGCATCCTCTTCGGCAAGTGGTCGGGCACCGAGGTGACCGTCGACGGCGAAGAGCTGCTGATCATGAAGGAAAGCGACATCCTCGGCGTCATCGCCTGA
- a CDS encoding LysE family translocator: MLGITVALIVFLAPLAYSPGPGNLFFAASAARFGLRATWPANLGYHAATWGVTLSIGLGFAALMKVSPLFFSAIKWGGVAYVCTLSAAFFRAGRTTGAAEATPAGFLGGAVLLVLNPKAYLIIAMMFSQFLALPEVSRPLSVAWITTVFTLNNFIAFLVWMILGDRISARFRNDRDARRLNTGFGLALAGVAGWLALA, from the coding sequence GTGCTTGGCATAACGGTTGCGCTTATCGTCTTTCTTGCCCCGCTGGCCTACAGCCCCGGCCCCGGCAACTTGTTCTTCGCCGCCAGCGCGGCACGCTTCGGCCTTCGGGCGACATGGCCCGCCAATCTCGGTTATCATGCGGCAACGTGGGGCGTGACCTTGTCCATCGGGCTGGGATTTGCCGCCTTGATGAAGGTCTCTCCGCTCTTCTTCAGCGCGATAAAATGGGGCGGCGTGGCCTATGTCTGCACCCTCTCCGCCGCATTCTTTCGGGCCGGCCGGACGACCGGCGCGGCGGAGGCGACACCCGCAGGGTTTCTTGGCGGCGCGGTCCTGCTGGTCCTCAACCCCAAGGCCTACCTGATCATCGCGATGATGTTCAGCCAGTTCCTGGCCCTGCCCGAGGTCAGCCGACCGCTGAGCGTGGCGTGGATCACGACCGTCTTCACGCTGAACAATTTCATCGCGTTTCTGGTCTGGATGATCCTGGGCGACAGGATCTCCGCTCGCTTCCGTAACGACAGGGATGCACGCCGCTTGAACACGGGTTTCGGACTTGCCCTAGCCGGGGTTGCCGGCTGGCTGGCCTTGGCCTGA
- a CDS encoding manganese-dependent inorganic pyrophosphatase: MTVKIFGHKAPDTDSTGSPLIWAWYLSEIKGTPAEAKLLGEPNTEAKFVLERWGFDQPEIIADVAPGDDVVVVDTNNVAELPAHINDANVKAIIDHHLLQGGLKTRAPIDITVRPLACTATIMHDLMGDDAAKMPENIKGAMLSCILSDTLEFRSPTTTETDKALAEKLAADLGVSIPDYAGEMFAAKSDVSAFSDAELLRMDSKEYEVAGKKFRVSVLETTAPAVVLDRKASLMDSMVTVAEEDGVDQVLLFVIDILKEEATLLVPNDLVKTVAEKSFAAKPEGDTVVLPGIMSRKKQIIPNLQL, translated from the coding sequence ATGACTGTCAAGATTTTTGGCCACAAGGCCCCCGACACCGATTCCACCGGCTCTCCGCTGATCTGGGCGTGGTACCTGTCCGAGATCAAGGGCACCCCGGCCGAGGCGAAGCTTCTGGGTGAGCCCAACACCGAGGCGAAATTCGTTCTGGAACGCTGGGGCTTCGACCAGCCGGAGATCATCGCCGACGTTGCCCCGGGTGACGACGTGGTCGTGGTGGACACCAACAACGTCGCCGAACTGCCCGCCCATATCAATGATGCGAACGTCAAGGCGATCATCGACCATCACCTGCTGCAAGGCGGTCTGAAGACCCGCGCGCCGATCGACATCACCGTGCGCCCGCTGGCCTGCACCGCCACCATCATGCACGACCTGATGGGAGACGACGCGGCGAAAATGCCGGAAAACATCAAGGGCGCGATGCTGTCCTGCATCCTGTCCGACACGCTGGAATTCCGCTCGCCCACCACGACCGAAACCGACAAGGCCCTGGCAGAAAAACTGGCCGCCGATCTTGGCGTTTCGATCCCTGATTATGCAGGCGAGATGTTCGCCGCAAAATCCGACGTCTCCGCCTTCTCCGATGCCGAACTACTGCGCATGGATTCCAAGGAATACGAGGTCGCCGGCAAGAAGTTCCGCGTCTCGGTGCTTGAAACCACCGCGCCCGCCGTGGTGCTGGACCGCAAGGCCAGCCTGATGGACAGCATGGTCACCGTGGCCGAGGAAGACGGCGTCGATCAGGTTCTGCTTTTCGTGATCGACATCCTGAAGGAAGAAGCGACGCTTCTTGTCCCGAACGATCTGGTGAAGACCGTTGCCGAGAAGAGCTTCGCCGCGAAGCCGGAAGGCGACACCGTGGTGCTGCCAGGCATCATGAGCCGGAAGAAGCAGATCATCCCCAATCTGCAACTCTGA
- a CDS encoding TIGR01459 family HAD-type hydrolase, with the protein MTQIIESLDDISSRYKALFVDLWGCLHNGREAFPDAVAALQRYKATGGTVVLLTNAPRHRGAVADQLASLDVPEDCWDTIATSGDSARAAMFRGVVGEKVFFIGIDFDLTFFDPIKIVEDPVDITRVPLEEAEGIVCTGPFDAHADPADLRPQLLYAKQKGLKLLCANPDIVVDRGETREYCAGAIAQLYTEMGGESLYFGKPHPPIYDLARRRLAQIADVPDSAILCIGDGIATDIRGALGEDMDSLFISGGLAAAETQTTRQPDPDALAKYLNREMASPTFAIGQLR; encoded by the coding sequence ATGACGCAGATCATTGAATCGCTCGACGACATTTCTTCGCGCTACAAGGCGCTGTTCGTCGATCTCTGGGGCTGCCTGCACAACGGGCGAGAGGCGTTTCCCGACGCCGTCGCAGCGTTGCAGCGGTACAAGGCGACGGGCGGCACGGTCGTTTTGCTGACCAATGCGCCCCGGCATCGCGGGGCCGTGGCCGACCAGCTCGCCTCGCTCGACGTGCCCGAAGATTGCTGGGACACCATCGCAACCTCAGGCGACAGCGCGCGCGCCGCCATGTTTCGCGGTGTCGTCGGCGAAAAGGTGTTCTTCATCGGGATCGATTTCGACCTGACCTTCTTTGATCCGATCAAGATCGTCGAGGACCCGGTCGACATCACCCGCGTCCCGCTGGAAGAGGCCGAGGGGATCGTCTGCACCGGCCCCTTCGATGCCCATGCCGACCCCGCCGACTTGCGGCCGCAACTTCTCTACGCCAAGCAGAAGGGCCTGAAACTGCTCTGCGCCAACCCCGATATCGTGGTCGACCGGGGCGAAACGCGGGAATACTGCGCCGGGGCGATCGCGCAGCTTTACACCGAAATGGGCGGCGAAAGCCTCTATTTCGGCAAGCCGCATCCGCCGATCTACGACCTTGCCCGCCGGCGCCTTGCCCAGATCGCGGATGTACCCGACAGCGCGATCCTGTGCATCGGCGACGGCATCGCCACAGATATCCGCGGCGCCTTGGGCGAGGATATGGACTCCCTGTTCATTTCCGGGGGACTGGCGGCCGCCGAAACGCAGACGACCCGCCAGCCGGACCCTGATGCCCTTGCGAAGTACCTGAACCGGGAAATGGCGAGCCCGACCTTCGCCATCGGCCAGTTGCGCTGA
- a CDS encoding MaoC family dehydratase, with protein MLDNMPRGTICIEDLEIGMCRHLRKEITDLDIELFAQVSTDRNPVHLDDDYAMETIFEGRIAHGMLTAGLISAVIGEQLPGHGTIYLGQSLKFLAPVRPGDVVVAEVEVMDIDYGKRRVKLDTRCLVDGKPVLKGEATVLAPTKKFD; from the coding sequence ATGCTCGACAATATGCCACGCGGAACGATCTGTATCGAGGACCTTGAAATCGGCATGTGCCGCCACCTGCGCAAGGAGATCACCGACCTCGACATCGAGTTGTTCGCCCAGGTATCGACCGACCGCAATCCGGTGCATCTGGACGATGATTACGCGATGGAAACGATCTTCGAAGGCCGCATCGCCCATGGCATGCTGACAGCCGGCCTGATCTCGGCGGTGATCGGAGAACAGCTTCCGGGCCACGGCACCATCTACCTCGGCCAGTCGCTGAAATTCCTTGCCCCCGTGCGCCCCGGTGACGTTGTCGTGGCAGAGGTCGAGGTGATGGACATCGACTATGGTAAGCGGCGCGTGAAGCTGGACACCCGCTGTCTTGTCGACGGCAAGCCAGTGCTGAAGGGCGAGGCGACGGTACTGGCGCCAACCAAGAAATTCGATTGA
- a CDS encoding bifunctional riboflavin kinase/FAD synthetase has protein sequence MKTFTSWTGHAPGDRGAVAAIGNFDGVHLGHRTVIETARDECERRGAPLGVLTFEPHPREFFSPGAAPFRLMNAEARANRLTKLFVDHLYQLPFDARLAGLTPEAFARDVISGGLGLAHVVVGADFCFGKGRTGNVDDLRQFGAQMGFGVTAVELLANEVGEVSSTAIRDALTDGRPRDAAKMLGHWHRIEGEVLHGDARGRALGFPTANMSIHGLHRPRFGVYAVKVDVLSGPHQGTYDGAAAIGVRPMFGENVPNCESHLFDFKGDLYGTHLSVALVEFLRDEMKFDSLNELVDQMNRDCDRARKILAQAPPLPFRR, from the coding sequence ATGAAGACCTTCACATCATGGACGGGCCACGCGCCGGGGGACCGCGGCGCAGTCGCCGCGATCGGCAATTTCGACGGCGTGCACCTTGGGCACCGCACCGTGATCGAGACCGCGCGCGACGAATGCGAACGGCGCGGTGCCCCCTTGGGCGTTCTGACCTTCGAACCCCATCCGCGGGAATTCTTTTCCCCCGGGGCCGCCCCCTTCCGCCTGATGAATGCCGAGGCGCGGGCGAACCGTCTGACCAAACTCTTCGTCGATCACCTGTACCAGTTGCCCTTCGACGCGCGGCTCGCAGGGCTGACGCCCGAAGCCTTCGCGCGGGACGTCATCTCCGGCGGGCTGGGGCTGGCCCATGTCGTGGTTGGCGCCGATTTCTGCTTTGGCAAGGGGCGCACCGGCAATGTCGATGACCTCAGGCAGTTCGGCGCGCAGATGGGCTTTGGCGTGACCGCCGTAGAACTCCTGGCGAATGAGGTGGGAGAGGTCTCCTCCACCGCGATCCGCGATGCGCTGACCGACGGGCGGCCACGGGATGCCGCGAAGATGCTGGGGCACTGGCACCGGATCGAGGGCGAGGTGCTGCATGGGGATGCCCGCGGTCGCGCCTTGGGCTTTCCCACCGCCAACATGTCGATCCACGGGCTGCACCGTCCGCGTTTCGGTGTCTATGCGGTCAAGGTCGATGTCCTGTCGGGCCCGCATCAGGGCACCTATGACGGGGCCGCGGCCATCGGGGTGCGCCCGATGTTCGGGGAGAATGTGCCGAACTGCGAGAGCCACCTGTTCGACTTCAAGGGCGACCTGTACGGCACGCATCTTTCCGTTGCGCTGGTCGAGTTCCTGCGCGACGAGATGAAATTCGACAGCCTGAACGAACTGGTGGACCAGATGAACCGGGATTGCGACCGCGCGCGAAAGATCCTCGCGCAGGCGCCCCCCCTTCCCTTCCGGCGCTAG
- a CDS encoding YcgN family cysteine cluster protein, with translation MDPRQDPIDRNGLRPRFWERIPLTKLTPKEWEALCDGCGKCCLNKLEDADTGEVVFTRVACRLLDDETCRCAHYDVRKTIVPECVVLKPTNIAEIAYWMPASCAYRLLWEGRSLFDWHPLVSGRPDSVHEAGVSVQGWTVPEFDVPVEEWEDHVIEEEL, from the coding sequence ATGGACCCCCGCCAAGATCCCATCGATCGCAACGGCCTGCGCCCCCGCTTCTGGGAGCGCATCCCCCTGACGAAGCTTACACCGAAAGAGTGGGAGGCACTGTGCGATGGCTGTGGGAAATGTTGCCTGAACAAGCTGGAAGATGCCGATACCGGCGAGGTGGTCTTCACCCGCGTGGCCTGCCGTCTGTTGGACGACGAAACCTGCCGCTGCGCGCATTACGATGTGCGCAAGACGATCGTGCCGGAATGCGTTGTCCTGAAACCCACGAACATTGCCGAGATCGCCTATTGGATGCCGGCAAGCTGTGCCTACCGCCTGCTGTGGGAGGGGCGGTCGCTTTTCGACTGGCACCCGCTGGTGTCGGGCCGGCCGGATAGCGTGCACGAGGCCGGCGTTTCGGTGCAGGGCTGGACCGTGCCGGAATTCGACGTGCCCGTCGAGGAGTGGGAAGACCACGTCATCGAAGAGGAGCTTTGA
- a CDS encoding low specificity L-threonine aldolase: protein MHFASDNTAPVPPQILEALIEVNHGYAPPYGTEVQMTEVREKIRQVFEAPEAEVFLVPTGTAANAIALACLCPPWATVFCHRNSHVEEDECAAPEFYTGGAKLTLLDGADAKITPEGLERAIAFTARAGVHNVQKGAVSITNATELGAVYTPDDVALICAVAKKAGLPVHMDGSRFANALVTAGCTPAEMTWKAGVDVLSFGGTKNGLMGVEAVVLFNPSKAWEFQLRRKRGGHLFSKHRYLSAQMAAYLDDDLWLKLAERANAAAKRLSDGIAALPDATLLHPTEANAVFAAWPRAGHRVAQDKGAYYYLWPMDQTLEGAGDVLVSARLVCSWCTTDEDVDQFLSAIGG, encoded by the coding sequence ATGCATTTCGCCTCGGACAACACCGCGCCCGTACCGCCGCAAATTCTGGAGGCCCTGATCGAGGTCAATCACGGCTATGCACCACCCTATGGGACCGAGGTGCAGATGACAGAGGTGCGCGAAAAGATCCGGCAGGTTTTCGAGGCGCCGGAGGCAGAGGTCTTCCTTGTCCCCACGGGAACGGCGGCCAATGCAATCGCGCTCGCCTGCCTGTGCCCGCCTTGGGCCACCGTGTTCTGCCACCGCAATTCCCATGTTGAGGAGGATGAATGCGCCGCACCGGAATTCTACACCGGCGGGGCAAAGCTGACCCTGCTGGACGGGGCGGACGCCAAGATTACCCCCGAGGGGCTTGAACGCGCCATCGCCTTTACCGCGCGCGCTGGGGTACACAACGTGCAGAAAGGTGCGGTGTCGATCACCAACGCGACGGAACTGGGCGCCGTCTACACGCCAGACGACGTGGCCCTGATCTGTGCGGTGGCAAAGAAGGCGGGCCTGCCCGTTCACATGGACGGGTCGCGCTTTGCCAATGCGCTGGTCACCGCCGGATGTACGCCCGCCGAGATGACGTGGAAGGCCGGCGTCGATGTCCTGTCCTTCGGCGGCACCAAGAACGGTCTGATGGGCGTGGAGGCCGTGGTGCTGTTCAACCCATCCAAAGCGTGGGAGTTCCAGTTGCGCCGGAAACGGGGCGGCCACCTGTTTTCCAAGCACCGGTATCTGTCGGCGCAGATGGCCGCCTATCTGGATGACGATCTGTGGCTGAAACTGGCAGAACGGGCCAACGCCGCCGCGAAGCGCCTGTCCGATGGCATCGCCGCCCTGCCCGATGCGACCCTCTTGCACCCGACCGAGGCCAACGCCGTTTTCGCGGCCTGGCCGCGCGCGGGGCACCGGGTCGCTCAGGACAAGGGGGCCTATTACTACCTCTGGCCGATGGACCAGACGCTTGAGGGCGCGGGCGACGTGCTTGTCTCGGCGCGACTTGTCTGCTCCTGGTGCACGACCGATGAGGATGTCGATCAGTTCCTGTCGGCCATCGGCGGCTAG